The Triticum urartu cultivar G1812 chromosome 6, Tu2.1, whole genome shotgun sequence genome includes the window CTGCCCTGgttattatcttctctcatggtATCACGCTCCTCGCAATCACTCCACGTGTCACCCTCTTTGAGAGCATTCAGGTGGGGCGGCCGCCCTACCTTGCTTTAGAGGAGCTCCACCGATGCACAATtagattttatttatttattttaaggaAGCTTGGCTCTTCTGATGTATCTAAGGTGGTACAACTAGAAGAGTTTAGCTTCCGATCTCTGCATTTAAGATGCACAAGGATTATAAACCTGAAAAATGATTTAATTCTTTTTTTGCGAGAAAAGATTATTTAATTCATGCATGTGTAACTTATGTGACGGTGCACGACGAGGACAGGCGATATCTGGTCATCATGACAAAAAATTTCATTCAATGTTGGACGCCTAACATATCCCAGAGCGCTTCAAAAATATCAAGTGCATATATAGAAACTAGCCTGCGCGGAGCCCTAAAGAAGTATAAGCAAAGCAGCAAAAAGCGGCAGGAAATTATTCCCCTCTGGATGTGGAAACAAATCACGAAAACCTAGAAAGAATCGTCTACCCGTTTTTTCTCATTTTTCCACCCCTAAAAAATAGGCCCCGGATCCGAAATTCCCATCCAGTTGCAAAAACACCCctcccttccttccttccctGAGCTTCCTCTACTCGATCGAAGCCGAGCAGCGGCGCCTGACACGGAGAACAGGGCCGCGGACCCGCCTCGCCGCCCAGGTCGCCGGCGACCGGAGCCCTcgtcccccgccgccgcccctccgGTGAGCTACTCTCCTCATTTTCTCGATCGTCTCCGGGctccccgccgcctcctcctccccctcgcCGCCAAAATCGCTGCCTCGCCCCATTGCGCCGCGGCTCTCCTCCTCCCCGCAGGACGGCGCGGCTGATTCTCGGGACGGCCCTGGCTCTCCTCCCGGAGCGTCGGCTCCTTCCCACGCCGCTTCAAATTGTTTTCCGAACTGAACCCGCATATGCCCCACGTCAAGGCCCGGCCCTGCAGTTCTGCCGCGAGTTCGTAGCCTGGATTACTTGCGAGTTTGGTTGGTAGTAGGTTAGTTACCCATCTGCAATAGTCGAGTACCTTGTCATTCAGTGGGCGATTCACGTGGAAGGTTTCAGTACCTTGATGGAGCCTGCACGGGGCCCCGAAGCCCATCCCCTGTAGTTGCGAGGTCCCTCTCCTGTCTGCCCCGTAATAGAGCTCAGTTGCAAGGTCCATGTACTGTCTGTCTTTTGTTAACTGTGCTCGTGTCCTCCCTCACCTATGCGCAAAGGATTACCAGTACATTAGTTAACTGTGTCCTGTCTGTCTCTTCATAGATTTCAGTTGCACTATTGTAGGGACGTTGAGAGATTATGCAATTCCAGTGATGTGATTATTTCAGTTACAGTTCCTTTATGTTCTGGTACACCACAtttcttttagcatgtcattgtTGACTCGTGATACTTAAGGTTCTTCATTGTAGGTTAAGTTGTCTCGGAGACTTCTTTTGAATGGAGCGTAGTGATTCCCTGTCCGAGTCGCCAAGGAAGCGGAATGGCCTTCTGCGTGACCAGGTCCAGCTGGTGAAAAGGAAGGACACAAGCCGCTATGAGATCGTCCCCTTTCCAGAGCCACTGTCttttgagaaaggcttctttgtcATGATCCGCGCCATCCAGCTCCTGGTGCAAAACAATGAAGGGATAATATTTGTGGGAGTTGCTGGCCCCTCTGGGGCTGGTAAGACGGTGTTTACTGAGAAGGTCCTCAATTTCATGCCCAGTGTTGCTGTCATATCAATGGACAACTACAATGATGCAAGTCGCATAGTTGATGGCAATTTTGATGGTAACCCAACTAATCTGGATGGCTACTTCTGTTACAATAGGAAGATTCCTGTAATAAGAAACACTTATAATTTACATTACATAATCTATGCATTATCTTATAGTTCTTACTTGGAACCACATGTCTCTGCAGTAATATTTGCATATGATTTAGTATATAATAAAAATATCGGTAATTTTTTGCATGGGACTGTATTCATTTAGTCAGTAGTGGTGCTAAATGCTAACTTGAGTAACTGATATGTATCTGTAAAATTTGGTCAGATCCACGTCTAACAGATTATGACACACTGTTGGAAAATATTCATGGTTTGAAGGAAGGAAGGTCCGTTCAGGTTCCAATATATGATTTCAAGATGAGTTGCCGGACTGGATACAGGTAGAAACATTCTTGCGTCATCACTGCGATCTTTACATTATGTACTAGAAAATTAGGCTCATATTTCACCATGATTGATCTTATCTAACTATATCATTTTCTTATGGCCAACAGAACAGTTGATGTCCCTAGCTCCAGGATTGTTATTATTGAAGGTATATATGCACTGAGTGATAAGTTACGGCCAATACTGGATCTGCGTGTTTCTGTCACTGGTGGTGTTCATTTTGACCTGGTGAAGAGGGTCCTAAGGGACATACAACGAGCTGGCCAGGAGCCTGAGGAAATAATTCACCAGATCTCAGAAACGGTTGCTTGACCTTTTGAACTTGAATCTATATCTGCTCTTTCCTTGTGTTTTCTTGCTCCCGTAAAAGGTCATTATAGAAAAAATCAGCGGTTTACGGGTTAATATTTGCACACATAGTATTTTATCCGGCAATGTGTGTGGTTTAACATGGTGGAAGATGGTATTTTCAGGTTTATCCAATGTACAAGGCTTTCATTGAGCCGGATTTGAAGACAGCGCACATAAGAATCATCAACAAGTTCAACCCTTTCTCAGGGTTCCAGAATCCTATGTACATTCTGAAGGTAAGTCTTCCTCAATTATGTTCAATCTTTTTGTCATCCATGTCCAATCAATTTGGATTTTCTGGTTACAAGATGGCTGAGTGTTGATATTTTTAGAAATGCCTTAGCTTGCATAATAAATAATGATCTTATGGTTTAGTAAGATGACCTGACTCTTGGATGTGTACTGTCACAGTCACCACGGTCTCTAACACCTGATCAAATCAAAGCTGCTCTTGGCGAAGATCAAACAGAAAGCAATGAAGAAACTTATGATATCTATTTACTTCCACCGGGTGAAGATCCAGAAGCATGCCAATCTTATCTGAGAATGCGGAATAGGGAAGGGAAATATAATCTGATGTTTGAGGTATGCCCTCTTTCATGACTATATGTACTATATAGTTGTGAAGGGCATTGTTGGGTTTTCTGTTAGAAATATTACATTTCGGTTTCTTCATGTCATCAGTTCTCACTTATTTAGTTGCTGCCTTATTCGTTTTAAATAGCGGGCTATGGAAAATAGCGGCGGGCCTCCAAATCAGCTATAGCGGGCTAAAGCGGGCTATAGCGGGCTAAAGCGGGCTATAGCGGGCTAAAGCGGGCTATAGCGGGCTAAAGCGGGCTATAGCGGGCTATTTGTGAAGGCGGACAATTAGCGGCACCCTGCTGAAAAGGCTATAGCGGGCTATAGCTTCGCTATAGccggctatttaaaactatgAATTCCATATGATGGCTTCAGGAATCTTCTCCTTGCTAGAATATTCAAATTTGACAATTAAGCACCTGCAGCTCATAAAGACAAAGCCTACTTGTGTAGTGggtctaaaaagaaaaagaaagatcAGCCGATTCTTTACTATATTCCCCTTTTATATTTGTATATGCAAATTTTTAACTCCATGCATTTTACTTGATCTTCTCTGCAAACTTATAGTATCCTCTACCGCAGTAGTTAAGTGAGGTACTACCCTATGTTAGCTTTTTAGTTAATGTTAGATCTTGCCCTATGTGCACTATGTTAGCGTTCTTGTTTGCTGACTAGCTTGTGTTTTTTGATAATTTGAAGGAGTGGGTGACTGATAATCCTTTTATCATATCACCGAGGATTACTTTTGAAGTCAGTGTACGTCTTCTTGGTGGTTTGATGGCGTTGGGATATACTATAGCAGCTATACTGAAGAGAAGCAGCCGTGTGTTTTCTGATGGCAAGGCTACTGTTAAAATTGACTGGCTGGAGCAACTTAACCGAAGGTATATACAGGTGAGCATTTATGTCTATATGATTTGACTTGCACATGTTTTGACTACTAAACTCATTATTATTTTTGAGCCTGCAACTTGTTAAGAAATTTCTTACCTTGCTTCTCTTTTATTAAGGTGCAAGGTAGAGACAGACTTTATGTCAAATTTGTAGCAGAGCAGTTAGGTTTGGATGGTTCTTATATCCCACGCACGTATATTGAACAAATTCAACTGGAGAAACTGATGAATGATGTTATGGTATGTACTTTACAAAGTAAATCTTCCACCTTACTGCTAGCTATACTGCTTAGTTTTGGCGGTGGTATGTGACAAAGATGATGTTCAGGCATTACCAGATGATTTGAGGACAAAGCTCAGCATTGATGATGAGCTGGTTTCAAGTCCAAAAGAAGCTTTTTCCCGGGCCTCTGCTGATAGGAGAAACGAACTTATGAAAAGGTTTCTTCATGTCATCTGTTCCTAGTTTAATATCCTGTGATTGATTGATTTGTTGAAACCTTGGAACCTGAATGAGGCTGACATTCTCTTGTGGATACCTTCCAGTGGGCTATCTCATTCGTATTCAACACACGGAGATAAAAGTATTGTGAAATTGAATAAACTGACTGAAAGCAACCGAAGGTTTGGCAGTCGGCGAACTCCTGAACCTCCTGTGATTAATCAGGTGACCCTTCCAGCATATTTCATTCTTGTGTAGTGCTATAACAATCACATCTATTTCGAACTTGTTCTGTCATGATATTTTGACACACGTGAATGCTGATGTTCAAATCATTCTTGTTCTGACACTTGTTCTCTTGCATAGGGTGCAATCAACCAGCTGTCAGAACAGATATCGACACTGAATGAGAGGATGGATGAGTTTACCTGTCGGGTTGAAGATCTTAACTCAAAATTTACACTGATAAAATCTTCACCGAGTCAGCAAAATTTAATTCCTTCAAGTGATACCCGTAATGGTTCTGCACCTACAAATCTTTTTGTTTCTCAGTTGGGTAATGGTACCCTTATACCCCATTCATCATCATCAAACCAACTTTCAAAAGAGTCTCCATTGATGGAAGAGGTATTTTACTGCTGTTACCACCTGTTTTCCTGACTGCCTTTTCCCTAGTTTTACCTTTAGTTTTTAGCTCTATTGAAAGTTCACTCAAGGTACTTCTGAATCCATAAACGATATACAATCTAGTCGTCTTCTCTTCAAAATAAATTTGTGAATTATGATAGTTAGCTACCGTTTAGCAATGACCAGATTTGGCATCGGAACTCAAACCTCGCTAATAGTTGGAAATTGAATTAGAATAGATTCTGTCAATCTTAGACTCGTCTAGGATATGTTGCAGCATTATTTTGAGCTACACTTTTTCGGAACTTGTTGGGAGCTAGATGTAGAACCATGCCTGACTTGTGGAAATAATGGGTGTTTTATTAATTTTATTCAGATCCATGATTTGGAATGGATTGAGAATCAGTGAGACTTCAGCTTTTGATAACAGTATCACGGTGTTACGGTTGCCGCTGGTTGGCCCAAACCAATTTGATAAATTGGAGACCCAACCTAAATGAACCTGTCTCTACCAAATCTACATGAAGAAGCTCAACTAGTATAGTGACATCGTATAACTAGCAACTTGTAGATGTAACATGAATGTTGGATCAGGCTTCAGAGTGTAAATGCCACACTGTATAGCAAAGGTGTCAGTGGATTTATATTCCTGACCTGTATAATTTTTTTATACACAATTTTAACCCGTTGTGCTGTTTAAACATTTGCTCTTTAATATTACACATTATTGTG containing:
- the LOC125514297 gene encoding inorganic pyrophosphatase TTM1-like isoform X1, with the protein product MERSDSLSESPRKRNGLLRDQVQLVKRKDTSRYEIVPFPEPLSFEKGFFVMIRAIQLLVQNNEGIIFVGVAGPSGAGKTVFTEKVLNFMPSVAVISMDNYNDASRIVDGNFDDPRLTDYDTLLENIHGLKEGRSVQVPIYDFKMSCRTGYRTVDVPSSRIVIIEGIYALSDKLRPILDLRVSVTGGVHFDLVKRVLRDIQRAGQEPEEIIHQISETVYPMYKAFIEPDLKTAHIRIINKFNPFSGFQNPMYILKSPRSLTPDQIKAALGEDQTESNEETYDIYLLPPGEDPEACQSYLRMRNREGKYNLMFEEWVTDNPFIISPRITFEVSVRLLGGLMALGYTIAAILKRSSRVFSDGKATVKIDWLEQLNRRYIQVQGRDRLYVKFVAEQLGLDGSYIPRTYIEQIQLEKLMNDVMALPDDLRTKLSIDDELVSSPKEAFSRASADRRNELMKSGLSHSYSTHGDKSIVKLNKLTESNRRFGSRRTPEPPVINQGAINQLSEQISTLNERMDEFTCRVEDLNSKFTLIKSSPSQQNLIPSSDTRNGSAPTNLFVSQLGNGTLIPHSSSSNQLSKESPLMEEITVLSRGQRQVIHQLDNLTNLLHEHLVLTRQGNAMSRNRIQEGIDMAICPLIILTIGSVGYFVFKSLNRS
- the LOC125514297 gene encoding inorganic pyrophosphatase TTM2-like isoform X2; protein product: MERSDSLSESPRKRNGLLRDQVQLVKRKDTSRYEIVPFPEPLSFEKGFFVMIRAIQLLVQNNEGIIFVGVAGPSGAGKTVFTEKVLNFMPSVAVISMDNYNDASRIVDGNFDDPRLTDYDTLLENIHGLKEGRSVQVPIYDFKMSCRTGYRTVDVPSSRIVIIEGIYALSDKLRPILDLRVSVTGGVHFDLVKRVLRDIQRAGQEPEEIIHQISETVYPMYKAFIEPDLKTAHIRIINKFNPFSGFQNPMYILKSPRSLTPDQIKAALGEDQTESNEETYDIYLLPPGEDPEACQSYLRMRNREGKYNLMFEEWVTDNPFIISPRITFEVSVRLLGGLMALGYTIAAILKRSSRVFSDGKATVKIDWLEQLNRRYIQVQGRDRLYVKFVAEQLGLDGSYIPRTYIEQIQLEKLMNDVMALPDDLRTKLSIDDELVSSPKEAFSRASADRRNELMKSGLSHSYSTHGDKSIVKLNKLTESNRRFGSRRTPEPPVINQGAINQLSEQISTLNERMDEFTCRVEDLNSKFTLIKSSPSQQNLIPSSDTRNGSAPTNLFVSQLGNGTLIPHSSSSNQLSKESPLMEEIHDLEWIENQ